A genomic segment from Streptosporangium roseum DSM 43021 encodes:
- a CDS encoding SMI1/KNR4 family protein — protein sequence MLRLITSRWVRLALVAAAVAAIVVAVLRLRRSPTLPGAALRTEIAPGPGAAPRSEAEAVPALSPQWPPAPILGTPTADDLKHYATGAYIPRFLTGAPPSRAPLDDATRRRLTRWGAVAVALCLLVLAAQVLETSTFSKDETTASSQGEEYTEEHFLGAGNLDVLDGRDCIPASPGPDGWSAVCKKEAEPERAGSGGGENAPTFQDLVPAPEEQVEGPDTDCAPVVRTPAARKVSPRVTRAVNRQWARIERWLKANAPASRRTLRGPARARTIAVAEAQMGLRFPNDLRASLLRHNGAAAVGGTWPFGFLSNGFLGVREIRDTWRGLCEVDGESEGSDPRTEWWDGRMIPFGSDGSGNHLVVDSVRRDVGETDHEGQMSFTLGGVPIRSHYALLKAVADAMETGGAVGYWKPGVTEGELDWDVVD from the coding sequence GTGTTGCGGTTGATCACTTCTCGATGGGTACGGCTCGCGCTCGTGGCCGCCGCGGTGGCGGCGATCGTCGTGGCGGTCCTGCGCCTGCGCAGGTCTCCGACCCTCCCCGGTGCCGCCCTCCGCACGGAGATCGCTCCCGGGCCCGGAGCCGCCCCCCGATCCGAGGCCGAGGCCGTACCGGCCCTCTCACCGCAGTGGCCCCCGGCCCCGATTCTCGGCACCCCCACCGCCGACGATCTCAAGCACTACGCCACCGGGGCCTACATCCCCCGCTTCCTCACCGGGGCGCCCCCGTCGAGAGCGCCCCTGGACGACGCCACCCGGCGCCGCCTGACCCGCTGGGGCGCCGTCGCGGTGGCGCTGTGCCTGCTGGTCCTCGCCGCCCAGGTCCTGGAGACCTCGACGTTCTCCAAGGACGAGACCACGGCGTCCTCCCAGGGGGAGGAGTACACCGAGGAGCACTTCCTCGGCGCGGGCAACCTTGACGTGCTCGACGGCCGCGACTGCATACCCGCCTCCCCGGGGCCGGACGGATGGTCCGCCGTCTGCAAGAAGGAGGCGGAGCCGGAGAGGGCGGGTTCCGGAGGCGGCGAGAACGCCCCCACATTCCAGGACCTCGTCCCTGCCCCCGAGGAGCAGGTGGAGGGGCCCGACACGGACTGCGCGCCGGTGGTGCGGACCCCGGCGGCGCGGAAGGTGAGCCCGAGGGTCACCCGGGCGGTGAACCGGCAGTGGGCGCGGATCGAGAGGTGGCTGAAGGCGAACGCCCCCGCGAGCCGCCGCACGCTCAGGGGGCCCGCCAGGGCCCGGACGATCGCGGTCGCGGAGGCCCAGATGGGCCTGCGCTTCCCCAACGACCTGCGTGCCTCCCTGCTGCGGCACAACGGCGCCGCGGCCGTGGGCGGGACCTGGCCGTTCGGCTTCCTGTCCAACGGCTTCCTCGGCGTCCGCGAGATCCGCGACACCTGGCGGGGGCTGTGCGAGGTCGACGGAGAGAGTGAGGGCTCCGACCCGCGTACGGAGTGGTGGGACGGGCGCATGATCCCGTTCGGCTCCGACGGGAGCGGCAACCATCTGGTGGTCGACTCGGTCAGGCGCGACGTGGGGGAGACCGACCACGAGGGCCAGATGAGCTTCACGCTCGGCGGGGTCCCGATCCGCTCGCACTACGCCCTGCTCAAGGCGGTCGCCGACGCGATGGAGACCGGCGGCGCCGTCGGCTACTGGAAGCCCGGGGTGACCGAGGGCGAGCTCGACTGGGACGTCGTGGACTGA
- a CDS encoding DUF3043 domain-containing protein, protein MFRRTQTTADDSPVSANDPKPAGKGRPTPKRRDAEGRRRQPVNAPQNRKEAYKQLRERQANDRVKAREGMMRGDERYFPARDRGPARKFARDWVDSRRIISQYFLPFSLLILLLTWVPFPGETRQYIYAAVITIGWPIMMVGVLFTSVWVSWKVKKLVTEKFPGESVKGVGFYAAMRALQIRKLRFPPPAFLPGGKPVPAKK, encoded by the coding sequence GTGTTCCGACGTACCCAGACCACCGCGGACGACTCCCCCGTCTCCGCTAACGATCCTAAGCCTGCGGGCAAGGGGCGTCCCACACCCAAGCGCCGGGACGCCGAAGGCCGTCGCCGCCAGCCGGTGAACGCCCCCCAGAACCGCAAAGAGGCCTACAAGCAGCTCCGCGAACGCCAGGCCAACGACCGCGTCAAGGCGCGCGAGGGCATGATGCGCGGCGACGAGCGCTACTTCCCGGCGCGCGACCGGGGCCCGGCACGCAAGTTCGCCCGTGACTGGGTGGACTCCCGCCGGATCATCAGCCAGTACTTCCTGCCGTTCTCGCTGCTGATCCTGCTGCTCACCTGGGTCCCCTTCCCCGGCGAGACCCGGCAGTACATCTACGCCGCCGTCATCACGATCGGCTGGCCGATCATGATGGTCGGCGTGCTGTTCACCTCGGTCTGGGTGTCCTGGAAGGTCAAGAAGCTCGTGACCGAGAAGTTCCCCGGCGAGAGTGTCAAGGGCGTCGGCTTCTACGCCGCCATGCGCGCGCTGCAGATCCGCAAGCTGCGCTTCCCGCCGCCCGCCTTCCTCCCCGGCGGCAAGCCCGTCCCGGCGAAGAAGTAG
- the pspAB gene encoding PspA-associated protein PspAB — protein sequence MKWWDALLGRTEPVKPDLDALFALPSAAVTLQAATGLAPTGTGSVCFRSAEGGAFAELERDVTQLLATGGGPPVEESKDAYGYTWLLVRRTPEQVGDLVTDLHAVNSSLEAAGFGPSLLCSLVVFADESARKLALVYLYKRGTFYPFAPLSGQHRDNALELQVRAAIEGELPIEPDLSRWFPLWGAPGL from the coding sequence GTGAAGTGGTGGGACGCGCTGCTGGGCCGTACCGAACCGGTGAAGCCGGACCTGGACGCGCTGTTCGCGCTGCCGTCGGCGGCGGTGACCCTGCAGGCCGCGACCGGGCTGGCGCCGACCGGGACGGGGTCGGTCTGCTTCCGCTCGGCCGAGGGCGGGGCCTTCGCCGAGCTGGAGCGTGACGTCACCCAGCTGCTCGCCACCGGCGGCGGCCCGCCGGTGGAGGAGTCCAAGGACGCCTACGGCTACACCTGGCTGCTGGTGCGCCGCACGCCCGAGCAGGTCGGCGACCTGGTCACCGATCTGCACGCGGTCAACTCCTCCCTTGAGGCGGCGGGTTTCGGCCCCTCCCTGCTCTGCTCCCTGGTCGTGTTCGCCGACGAGTCCGCCCGCAAGCTCGCCCTGGTCTACCTCTACAAGCGGGGCACCTTCTACCCGTTCGCGCCGCTGTCGGGTCAGCACAGGGACAACGCGCTGGAGCTTCAGGTGCGTGCCGCGATCGAGGGGGAGCTCCCGATCGAGCCCGACCTCAGCCGCTGGTTCCCCCTGTGGGGCGCTCCCGGGCTCTAG
- a CDS encoding adenosylcobinamide-GDP ribazoletransferase: MSETPPPERPSTFADGVRLAIGTLSVFPVRPGVVDRRAGGIAMTVAPFVGALIGAVAGAVLTVALWLEITPLLSSVLAVATVALLTRGLHLDGLADLADGLGSGRPAEQALDIMKRSDIGPFGVVTLVFTLLAQVAALSEVTAAGAGPIALFTACVAGRLALTWACRAGVPSARPGGLGAMVAGTVRRGPALAVTALMLALPAVLTLLASIGAFSPVLPAFSGASDGLGLFTYVSPGDSGAAGEVMLSEAYRTVDVAAVGPGSGRPSSSLWGPCVAVLAGLLAAWALRRRAVRRLGGITGDVLGALVEIAMATTLVVYAVTVG; this comes from the coding sequence GTGTCTGAAACGCCGCCTCCGGAGAGACCGTCCACGTTCGCCGACGGGGTGCGCCTCGCGATCGGCACGTTGAGCGTGTTCCCCGTCCGCCCTGGGGTCGTCGACCGCAGGGCCGGGGGGATCGCGATGACGGTCGCCCCGTTCGTGGGAGCGCTGATCGGAGCCGTCGCCGGGGCGGTGCTCACGGTGGCGCTGTGGCTGGAGATCACCCCGCTCCTGTCGTCGGTGCTGGCCGTGGCAACTGTGGCGCTGCTCACGCGGGGGCTGCACCTGGACGGGCTGGCCGACCTGGCCGACGGGCTGGGCAGCGGCAGGCCCGCCGAGCAGGCACTGGACATCATGAAGCGCTCCGACATCGGCCCGTTCGGCGTCGTGACGCTGGTCTTCACGCTGCTGGCCCAGGTGGCGGCGCTGTCGGAGGTCACCGCTGCCGGGGCGGGCCCGATCGCGCTGTTCACCGCCTGCGTGGCGGGAAGGCTGGCGCTCACCTGGGCATGCCGCGCGGGTGTCCCCTCCGCCCGCCCGGGCGGGCTCGGCGCGATGGTCGCGGGCACCGTACGGCGGGGCCCCGCACTGGCCGTGACGGCGCTCATGCTCGCCCTGCCGGCGGTCCTGACGCTTTTGGCCTCCATCGGCGCGTTCAGCCCGGTGTTGCCCGCCTTCTCCGGCGCCTCCGATGGACTCGGCCTGTTCACCTACGTCTCGCCCGGTGATTCCGGAGCCGCTGGAGAAGTGATGCTCTCCGAGGCCTACAGGACGGTCGATGTGGCGGCCGTCGGCCCCGGTTCAGGACGTCCGTCCTCCTCCCTCTGGGGCCCCTGCGTGGCCGTCCTCGCCGGACTGCTGGCCGCCTGGGCACTGCGGCGCAGGGCCGTGCGGCGGCTGGGCGGGATCACCGGGGACGTGCTCGGCGCGCTCGTCGAGATCGCCATGGCCACCACGCTGGTGGTGTATGCGGTGACCGTGGGCTGA
- a CDS encoding aldo/keto reductase family protein, with amino-acid sequence MEFRHLGRSGLMVSEISYGNWITHGSQVEEDAARECVRAALDEGITTFDTADVYAGTKAEEVLGRALKGVRRESLEIFTKVYWPTGAGPNDRGLSRKHVTESIHGSLRRLQTDYVDLYQAHRFDNETPLEETLKTFDDLVRQGKVLYVGVSEWNADQIARALKIADEMGFDRLVSNQPQYSMLWRVIEAEVVPLSEKEGLSQVVWSPIAQGVLTGKYLPGQPPPAGSRATDPAGGGFISRMLNDDVLTRVQDLKPIAADLGLSMAQLAVAWVLQNPNVASAIIGATKPEQVRDNVKASGVKLDAEVLKKIDDVLGPVVERDPAKTVSPEKRP; translated from the coding sequence ATGGAATTCCGCCACCTTGGCCGTAGCGGCCTCATGGTCAGTGAGATCAGCTACGGCAACTGGATCACTCATGGTTCCCAGGTAGAAGAGGACGCCGCCCGGGAATGCGTGCGGGCGGCGCTCGACGAGGGGATCACCACCTTCGACACCGCCGACGTGTACGCGGGCACCAAGGCGGAGGAGGTGCTCGGCCGCGCTCTGAAGGGCGTCCGCCGCGAGTCTCTGGAGATCTTCACCAAGGTCTACTGGCCCACGGGTGCCGGCCCCAACGACCGCGGCCTCTCCCGCAAGCACGTCACCGAGTCCATTCACGGCTCGCTGCGCCGCCTGCAGACCGACTACGTCGACCTGTACCAGGCCCACCGCTTCGACAACGAGACGCCCCTTGAGGAGACCCTCAAGACCTTCGACGACCTCGTACGCCAAGGCAAGGTCCTCTACGTCGGCGTCAGCGAGTGGAACGCCGACCAGATCGCCCGGGCCCTGAAGATCGCCGACGAGATGGGCTTCGACCGCCTGGTCTCCAACCAGCCGCAGTACTCGATGCTGTGGCGGGTCATCGAGGCCGAGGTCGTGCCGCTGTCCGAGAAGGAGGGCCTCAGCCAGGTCGTCTGGTCCCCGATCGCCCAGGGCGTGCTGACCGGCAAGTATCTGCCGGGCCAGCCGCCGCCCGCCGGCTCCCGGGCCACCGACCCGGCCGGAGGCGGCTTCATCTCCCGGATGCTGAACGACGACGTGCTCACCCGCGTCCAGGACCTGAAGCCGATCGCCGCCGACCTCGGTCTGAGCATGGCCCAGCTCGCGGTGGCGTGGGTGCTGCAGAACCCGAACGTGGCCTCCGCCATCATCGGGGCGACCAAGCCGGAGCAGGTCCGCGACAACGTCAAGGCCTCCGGGGTGAAGCTGGACGCCGAGGTGCTGAAGAAGATCGACGACGTTCTCGGCCCGGTGGTCGAGCGCGACCCCGCCAAGACCGTCAGCCCCGAGAAGCGCCCGTAG
- the pspAA gene encoding PspA-associated protein PspAA — protein sequence MIVRIMGEGQTEIDPGDLGVLNALDGELEAAIEAGDEEAFRARLHDLLDKVRHVGKALPDDSLESSELILPPADASMEEVREMLGDEGLIPG from the coding sequence GTGATCGTTCGCATCATGGGCGAGGGCCAGACCGAGATCGATCCCGGTGACCTCGGGGTTCTCAACGCCCTGGACGGTGAGCTGGAGGCGGCGATCGAGGCCGGCGACGAGGAGGCCTTCCGGGCCCGCCTGCACGACCTGCTGGACAAGGTCCGCCATGTCGGCAAGGCGCTCCCGGACGACAGCCTGGAGTCCTCGGAGCTGATTTTGCCTCCGGCCGACGCTTCCATGGAAGAAGTGCGGGAGATGCTCGGCGATGAGGGGCTGATTCCCGGATAG
- a CDS encoding bifunctional adenosylcobinamide kinase/adenosylcobinamide-phosphate guanylyltransferase, whose amino-acid sequence MKVLISGTAAGPGWPVPGCGCASCGRLASGHRRPTEVTLTGSVRLPLTGPLPPGHRVSTGPDGLTLTTPGGERVLYAAPAPAVSHSPQPPASHDTPSPDSHGAPSPDSRDAHPPVDPYGERGVRRVPARAEDGRPACDLVLIDVLDRPERLGDLRRRGVVGERTHVVAVDIDHRVPTEAELARRAALWRVRAVPDGTVLDTGEPVPGRVPQPRRTLLLGGTRSGKSAEAELRLAGEPEVLYVATGPSGGDDDEWTRRVQTHRDRRPAHWGTAETTDLAGLLRTAEAPMLIDGLGTWVAAVFDECDAWSGGDGRDAVTARCDELVAAWRQARAQVVAVSDEVGLGVVPATSSGRMFRDVLGRLNQRLALESEDVALVVAGRLLPLPI is encoded by the coding sequence GTGAAAGTCCTGATCTCCGGCACGGCGGCGGGCCCCGGCTGGCCTGTCCCGGGCTGCGGGTGCGCCTCCTGCGGGCGCCTCGCCTCCGGCCACCGCCGCCCCACCGAAGTCACCCTCACCGGCTCCGTACGGCTCCCGCTCACCGGCCCGCTCCCGCCCGGCCACCGGGTCTCCACCGGCCCGGACGGTCTGACCCTCACCACCCCTGGCGGGGAGCGGGTTCTCTACGCGGCCCCGGCCCCAGCCGTCTCCCACTCCCCGCAGCCTCCGGCCTCCCACGACACCCCTTCCCCGGACTCCCATGGCGCCCCTTCCCCCGACTCCCGTGACGCCCATCCCCCGGTGGACCCGTACGGCGAGCGCGGAGTGCGGCGGGTCCCGGCGCGCGCGGAGGACGGGCGGCCCGCCTGCGATCTGGTGCTGATCGACGTGCTGGACCGGCCGGAGCGGCTGGGAGACCTGCGCCGCCGAGGCGTGGTCGGCGAGCGGACCCACGTCGTGGCCGTGGACATCGACCATCGGGTGCCGACGGAGGCGGAACTGGCACGGCGGGCGGCGCTGTGGAGGGTGCGGGCCGTACCGGACGGGACGGTCCTCGACACCGGCGAACCCGTCCCAGGCCGGGTCCCGCAACCGCGGCGGACCCTGCTGCTGGGTGGGACGCGCTCGGGAAAGTCGGCCGAGGCCGAACTCCGGCTGGCGGGCGAGCCCGAGGTCCTCTATGTCGCGACCGGGCCGTCCGGCGGCGACGACGACGAATGGACCCGCCGGGTCCAGACGCACCGTGACCGCCGGCCGGCTCACTGGGGCACGGCCGAGACCACCGACCTGGCCGGACTGCTCCGGACCGCCGAGGCCCCGATGCTTATCGACGGACTCGGCACCTGGGTCGCCGCGGTCTTCGACGAGTGCGACGCCTGGTCGGGCGGGGACGGCCGGGACGCGGTCACGGCCCGGTGCGACGAACTGGTCGCCGCCTGGCGGCAGGCCCGCGCCCAGGTCGTCGCGGTCTCCGACGAGGTCGGGCTCGGCGTGGTGCCCGCCACCTCCAGTGGCCGAATGTTCCGCGACGTCCTCGGCCGCCTCAACCAGCGGCTGGCCCTCGAATCGGAGGACGTCGCCCTGGTGGTGGCCGGCCGCCTCCTCCCCCTGCCCATCTGA
- the htpX gene encoding zinc metalloprotease HtpX has protein sequence MAHTRFAPDRGLTSRMVLTMFLLGLLYVVFVSVLITLGVRTILVLLIAGGTLLVQYFMSDRIALFAMHGREVTPEQAPELHGMIDRLSAMADMPKPRVAIADSDVPNAFATGRNQKKAVVCVTTGLLRRLERAELEGVLAHEMSHVAHRDVAVMTVASFLGIVAGLMTRVALYSGLGGRARDDRGGLPIGLIIMLVSALVYGVSFLLTRALSRYRELAADRAGALLTQRPSVLASALVKISGEMARIPTRDLREAEPFNAFFFVPALSGGTSLATLFATHPPLNRRLEQLARISAQLGQGV, from the coding sequence ATGGCACACACCCGGTTCGCCCCGGACCGGGGCCTGACCAGTCGCATGGTTCTGACCATGTTCCTGCTCGGACTGCTGTACGTCGTCTTCGTGAGCGTGCTGATCACGCTGGGCGTCCGGACGATCCTGGTGCTGCTCATAGCCGGCGGCACCCTGCTGGTGCAGTACTTCATGTCCGATCGCATCGCGCTGTTCGCGATGCACGGACGTGAGGTCACCCCGGAGCAGGCCCCAGAGCTGCACGGCATGATCGACCGTCTCTCCGCCATGGCCGACATGCCCAAGCCGCGGGTGGCGATCGCCGATTCGGACGTCCCGAACGCGTTCGCCACCGGCCGCAACCAGAAGAAGGCCGTGGTGTGCGTGACCACCGGCCTGCTGCGCCGCCTGGAGCGGGCCGAGCTTGAGGGCGTGCTCGCCCATGAGATGTCCCACGTCGCCCACCGCGACGTCGCCGTGATGACCGTCGCCTCGTTCCTCGGCATCGTCGCCGGGCTCATGACCAGGGTCGCGCTCTACAGCGGCCTGGGCGGGCGTGCCCGCGACGACCGCGGCGGCCTGCCGATCGGCCTGATCATCATGCTGGTCTCCGCCCTGGTGTACGGGGTCAGTTTCCTGCTCACCCGCGCCCTGTCGCGCTACCGCGAGCTGGCCGCCGACCGCGCCGGAGCGCTGCTCACCCAGCGTCCCTCCGTCCTGGCCAGCGCGCTCGTCAAGATCAGCGGTGAGATGGCCCGCATCCCGACCAGGGACCTGCGCGAGGCCGAGCCGTTCAACGCCTTCTTCTTCGTCCCCGCGCTGTCCGGCGGCACGAGCCTGGCCACGCTGTTCGCGACCCATCCGCCGCTGAACCGGCGCCTGGAACAGCTCGCCAGGATCTCGGCCCAGCTCGGGCAGGGGGTGTGA
- a CDS encoding alpha/beta fold hydrolase, with the protein MRARRRLTWFAACGFVIAGLCYSAWLPAQFLNPGIGGPDAYVSELAAADQPWSWLVRAADVVAGIACLAAVALVPDERPGRWGAAGWLGLALLGGMTVLDSGLFPLDCAALSDPVCAAAEAAGRVSPSHRIHTATSALASAGAMISLVALPVSALRRRRWPLIGYGGAVLAVLMAVATVWTLAAIASGAPVGLAQRFQVAVIGLWLLLPGVALWRDRTMAAPPKSHVLLEGAGTPPVLICAGMAGAWFHWDRVAADLSRDHAVIRFDRPGLGLSSGHRRPPTLREEADRIGALAGVPAVVVGHSAAGRHAEAFARLHPGRVAGLVLVDPSCESAVRPRGAARAAAVRAVQRALPALGGTFGATAVACLALPFAHRLLMGAHDRARAVYGRGRVLAAATAEWLAYPDMTAELDELRGTHPFPEIPVVILSAGPEDRCHHDLAELLDAKLISLPGTGHEVQLESPEAITEAVRMISRFHDT; encoded by the coding sequence ATGCGCGCCCGGCGGAGGCTGACCTGGTTCGCGGCCTGCGGGTTCGTCATCGCGGGCCTGTGCTACAGCGCCTGGCTGCCGGCGCAGTTCCTCAACCCCGGGATCGGCGGGCCGGACGCGTACGTCAGCGAGCTGGCGGCGGCCGACCAGCCGTGGTCGTGGCTGGTGCGGGCCGCCGACGTGGTCGCCGGGATCGCCTGCCTGGCCGCGGTGGCCCTGGTCCCCGACGAGCGTCCCGGCCGGTGGGGCGCGGCCGGCTGGCTCGGTCTCGCGCTGCTGGGCGGGATGACGGTTCTGGACAGCGGCCTGTTCCCGCTGGACTGCGCCGCGCTGAGCGACCCCGTATGCGCGGCCGCCGAGGCGGCGGGGCGGGTCTCGCCGTCCCACCGGATCCATACGGCGACCAGCGCCCTGGCGTCCGCGGGAGCGATGATCAGCCTCGTGGCGCTGCCGGTGAGCGCGCTGCGGCGGCGCAGGTGGCCGCTCATCGGGTACGGCGGGGCGGTGCTGGCCGTGCTCATGGCCGTCGCCACGGTGTGGACCCTGGCGGCCATCGCGTCCGGCGCCCCGGTGGGGCTCGCGCAGCGGTTCCAGGTCGCGGTCATCGGGCTCTGGCTGCTGTTGCCGGGGGTCGCGCTGTGGCGCGACCGGACGATGGCGGCCCCGCCGAAGTCGCACGTCCTGCTGGAGGGGGCCGGGACGCCGCCGGTGCTGATCTGCGCGGGAATGGCGGGAGCGTGGTTCCACTGGGACCGGGTCGCCGCCGACCTCAGCCGCGACCACGCGGTGATCCGGTTCGACCGGCCGGGCCTGGGCCTCAGCTCCGGCCACCGCAGGCCGCCCACGCTGCGCGAGGAGGCGGATCGGATCGGCGCGCTCGCGGGGGTGCCGGCGGTGGTGGTGGGGCACTCGGCGGCGGGCCGGCACGCGGAGGCCTTCGCCCGGCTCCACCCCGGGCGGGTGGCGGGGCTGGTGCTGGTCGACCCCAGCTGCGAGTCCGCGGTGCGGCCCCGCGGCGCGGCGCGCGCGGCGGCCGTGCGCGCCGTACAGCGTGCCCTTCCCGCGCTGGGCGGCACGTTCGGCGCGACCGCCGTCGCCTGCCTGGCGCTGCCCTTCGCGCACCGCCTCCTCATGGGAGCGCACGACCGCGCCCGTGCCGTGTACGGCAGGGGCCGGGTCCTGGCCGCCGCGACGGCCGAGTGGCTCGCCTATCCGGACATGACCGCCGAGCTCGATGAGCTGCGCGGGACCCATCCCTTCCCGGAGATCCCCGTCGTCATCCTCAGCGCCGGTCCGGAGGACCGCTGCCACCACGACCTCGCCGAGCTCCTCGACGCCAAGCTGATCTCCCTGCCCGGCACCGGGCACGAGGTCCAGCTCGAAAGTCCCGAGGCGATCACCGAGGCGGTCCGGATGATTAGCAGATTTCACGATACGTAG
- a CDS encoding PspA/IM30 family protein produces MSVMKRLSMIFKSKANNALDKMEDPRETLDYSYQRQLELLQKVRRGVADVATSRKRVELQINQIEAQSRKLEEQGRKALGVGREDLAREALTRRSSLQTQIADLRVQHDNLQGEEEKLTTASHRLQAKVDSFRTRKETIKATYTAAEAQTRINEAFSGISEEMGDVGLAIQRAEDKTASMQARAGAIDELLASGALDDFSGQRGDDIQAELDRMGGGQDVELEIARMKAELGQGSAPKSAIESGAPQQQPQPQPQQQPQQSPQTQQYRQPGEGL; encoded by the coding sequence ATGAGCGTGATGAAGAGACTTTCCATGATCTTCAAGTCCAAGGCCAACAACGCCTTGGACAAGATGGAGGATCCACGCGAAACCCTGGACTACTCCTACCAGCGTCAGTTGGAGTTGTTGCAGAAGGTGCGCCGGGGTGTGGCCGACGTCGCCACCTCGCGCAAGCGGGTGGAGTTGCAGATCAACCAGATCGAGGCCCAGTCGCGCAAGCTTGAGGAGCAGGGCCGCAAGGCGCTGGGCGTCGGCCGCGAGGACCTCGCCCGCGAGGCGCTGACCCGCCGGTCGAGCCTGCAGACCCAGATCGCCGACCTCCGCGTCCAGCACGACAACCTGCAGGGCGAGGAGGAGAAGCTCACCACCGCCTCGCACCGGCTGCAGGCCAAGGTCGACTCCTTCCGCACCCGCAAGGAGACGATCAAGGCGACCTACACCGCGGCCGAGGCGCAGACGCGGATCAACGAGGCCTTCTCCGGCATCTCCGAGGAGATGGGCGACGTCGGCCTGGCGATCCAGCGCGCCGAGGACAAGACGGCCTCGATGCAGGCCCGCGCGGGCGCCATCGACGAGCTGCTGGCCAGTGGTGCGCTCGACGACTTCAGCGGGCAGCGCGGCGACGACATCCAGGCCGAGCTGGACCGCATGGGCGGTGGCCAGGACGTGGAGCTGGAGATCGCCCGGATGAAGGCCGAGCTCGGGCAGGGCTCCGCGCCCAAGAGCGCGATCGAGTCCGGAGCACCCCAGCAGCAGCCCCAGCCCCAGCCCCAGCAGCAGCCCCAGCAGTCCCCCCAGACCCAGCAGTACCGTCAGCCGGGGGAGGGGCTGTGA